From the genome of Astyanax mexicanus isolate ESR-SI-001 chromosome 3, AstMex3_surface, whole genome shotgun sequence:
aatttagattaaaactaatgaatggatggatgaatgaatgaatgaatgagtttaCAAGGGATTTTTGTAGCTTCATATATGGACTAAATAGATTTATAATATACACCTTGTAACCATACAACCTGGAACATAATTTGTACTATGTTAAAAAGGTTGACTTTAAAAAGGTGAGCATCAATGGCAGCCACTTGCACCTGGAAATGTGCCATGAAAATACCTGAAGACCAATACTGGAATTATTGGATGATAATATCACAGCAATGCATGCGGTTCACTTAATCACACCAGCAGGTTTACCAAACAAGCACTGTTCCAAAACAGCTGGGCCTGGTTTAGTATGTAGTTACAGTAGCTAACTACTAGGCTAGATTCTTCTCTGTACTCTCCTATAGACCACTGTAAAGACCATGACAACCCCTAAAAGAGAGTCTTGCTGCATCTCAgatataaaacacacactcagaagATTTCAGTGAGAAATGCATGAAATATTCAGCATCATATATCATCATATATCTAAACTGTAACCAGGCCTTCTGCTCTAACGAACCCCTCCATCTTTCTGTCTGTAAACAGGGGCGCCCTGGTCCTCTCCCTCCTGACCAGCCAGGCACCCTCTTACACCCACCCATGAGATGTGAAGAAATGTAAGCTAGATATGTATCTTCACATGATAAAACAAAATacgtttttaaacattattagctaggggagctaggttagctaacgctaataTGTTTACATGGCTAAGGCAGGCTTGCTAGCCTTAGCAAATGCAAATAGGAGGTTTGAATTGGATGGctggctagctaagctaagctaactcgTATCCCAATATGATACAGAAAGCACAGACGTAGCTTTTAGCTGTTTAAATGACAATTCATAGCTACAGACAGTCGACACTCAGTGTCAACGTTTCACGTCTATATTGGTGGATTAAACGCCGTTTAGTTAAATTAGCCTCGTAACTTAGCTAAGCTAGTCATAAACCAGTCAGCAAATATCATTATAACAGAGAGAAAGATTAAATTGTCAACCAAACAGATATTAGGTTAGAATGTAACTATAACGCTATAAATCTAGCTAGGTTAGCCACGATACGCTAGAATGAGAATATTTCCAACATTTCCCCGGATAAACAGAtgctccggtgttctgtcgattttAGCAACCTTGTCAAACtatgctaccctagtgtatatttgaaggtaaaatacaaattattacaACATGCTCGCAGTACAAGTCTCGGTATGAAATTTGAATGGCCTAATCACTGTATCAAGataaagttaatatttatattaaatatattaggtAATTAGAAAtcgtttttggtttgttttatttactctatttttattctaatttttctACATTTGTAACACTCAAGCAAACTGTGACAGTGAGTCCAGCTTGTACAATGCACCCGAgggaaacaaaaaacaacaaattatcaaattattataaaacacatgaAAGCAGTAAAAATGAGAGTTGGCCGCATGCGCAGAGCCGGTAAGTAGCACaaatcgatgggtagcacaactcgacagaacaccggtgtcccattttctttaaatatttgacTAGCTACAGATATAACCTATAACCTAGGATTGTTGTCATTCAGGCGTAGAAAAACAACCTCCGCCAACACTGTGACCCAGTTAAAACAAGAGAGAGACTAAGACTAAAGCTAGTTAATGCTGATGAAGATTCTCCTTtacagtaaaaacaaacaaaatagcaACAACATAGTAATagtcacagtaaaataaacaagtTAAGCTAtctaacctatatatatatatatatatatatatatatatatatatatatatatatatatatatatatatatatatatatatatatatatatagtttagctCTCAATGTTTATGTACCTCTAAATGTAGGTGAGGCAGGACGTCCCTCCTCAGGTGAGCCCCGCTGGTGCTCAGGTGGAGAGCGGCTGAGCCGCGGGTTTAGCCCGGGTTCCGCGGCGCCTGGTCCGGCCGGGTTCGGGCTGGAGCTGGCGGGAACGGAGCTGGAGGATTTCGGTGCTGTGGTGTTACCGAGTGagatggaggtggaggaggaggaggaagaggaggaggaggaggaggaggaggaggaaggggatCGGGTTGGGCTGGGCTGGTTTGCACGTAGGAGCTGGTAGGGCACCGTGGCGCGGATGGGCTGTAAGCGGCTGCTGTTGgtggatgaggatgatgatgatgatggagatgaTGATAACGATGATGATGAAGGATTGGAGGGGGAGCCGGTGGTGCTGCGCTTGGCCCGGTGGTGgtgttgttgatgatgatgatgatgctgatgatgatgaagaagatcgAGTTGAGCCGAGCTGGCAGATGATGATggagatggtgatgatgatgatgctgcagACATAATTGTCACTATACTATTgtcactacactatactattccAACCAGCTCCAGCGTGTGATCACATGTATTATTATAactaaatgtatatatgtatataggttacAATTATATAGAACAAATATATAACATCAACTTCTGCTTTAACTGCAGTTGTTAAAACTTAAAGATAAAAGAAGCTAACTAACAAGCTACATTTTCCTGGCTGTCTATGCCTCGCTTCTCcgcaaaaaaaggaaagaaaaatacacaaaaaagtgcTCTTTTCACGTTTTCTGCATTGCCGATGTGACAAACAACTTCATGAGAAGTTATAAGCGATACTCCTCTTTAGGGTGAGAAAGGCACGATTTGAGAGGAGAAAAAAgtttaaacagaagaaaaaagtAATCCCGAGTCGACAGTCTGAACACCCCTGCAGCTTTACGGCGCTCCAAATGACAAGCAGTAGCTGAGGGACGGGGGCGGAGTTTCAGACCACAAGCGCTTAGTTGATTGGCGGACAGAATGAATAATAATTAGGCTGGATTAAGCTAGACCCTACGATTGGCTGATAAGGAGCCAATGGATTGTTTGAAACAGGCATTAGTTCAGGATGAGCATGAAATAAAAAAGCTTCTAGACGGAGGGAGAAATAGATACTTAAAACCAAGTTAATTAGCTTTACCTTTACTGCTTTTAAagcaaaacatttcaaaacactAGAACTACAAGTAATGTTTCAAAAACAGCCTTTGGAAAGTCCTacttctcttattattattattttttaaatatacttatacaGTACCGTTTACACACCTCTTCTCtttcaatgttttctttcttttaattatttttatattggaaATTTAATATTGACaattatattaaagctctacaggaacacataaatatatatttatactttagattcttctaagaagCACATTTAGCGTtgatgacagatctgcacactcttggtattttaatctcagtgtcttcatgaggtaaagtgacctggaatagttttctcagcgccttgaaggagttcctggaggtgctaaacaatagttgctgcttttccttcatgctgtgaagctccagctcatcccacatcatcatctcagttgggtttaggtcagaagattgtggaggccaaacacttaTTTAAGGGACACCATTTGTGTCCCTTAAATACTAAAGCTGAATTAATGGTCTTCTGCCATCACTTGTAGGTTTAGGTAgctgaaataaatgttttgaaataacTGTTTAACACAAACAGGGAGTTTCTAGAACATCTGTTGGCTAATGGTCAATCAGAGaaagtatttatttgtgtatttttgtctaGGACTAACTTTATGCCCAACTAGACCacagaatttaatttaaattcaaaGTGTATTACACAGTTTAGGGCTCTATGTAGCTGCAAAGACTCCACGTGTCACCATGGCCTGAGGATCACAAGTTcaaatcctgggtcatgctgctttgccatcagcagccgaagtctgagagggcataattggccatgctctctcctCATCACTACATGTGATGCTGGTCTTATCAGGCacttgttagctgatgtatcagctcAAAAAGAATCAGTGTCTGACACTTATCAGAGAAGGCATGTACTTGTCCTTACCATCATCATGTCGGGTGCATTGCAATTGAGTGGGTGGGTTAACAGTCTGAGGAAAAGATTGTGCTGAGATCTCCTAATGGTGGGGGAAAACTTAAGATAGCTGTGCCACATttctaaaaattgcatttaagaaTATAATGACATTCACAGTTGCTATGCAAAAGACTTTTTGTTATGCCATGAGCGATGGCTACACTCCTACTGACTCTGTGGATAGATTCAGTTCATACTTATTACAAGTTAACTGAACTGTTTTATTGTGTAAAGATTCAATTAAAGCATGCTCGTGTGGAAAGCTTGTTAAAAATAGGATGTAAGTGTTTAACAGCAGGTGGAGAAGGTGATGACTGGGTGAAGGACGTATTTTTGGCACACACATTTCTGGTTGATTTTAGTCTTTTTTGCATCCTAAGAGACAGGAGCAAAGTCATAAGAAAGGATACCAAAAGCAATAATACGTAAGAGGGAGTGCTATGATGTGTAAAATTGGCACTAGGGTACTGTGGTCATAGACATGTGTACGAAtagaatactatataatataataacaatttTACAGCCATTacgtgcaattttttttttttgtgaatccaaactcaaagaaaaacaaacacaataacCAGCAAGTCCTACTGCAATATCAGTTCTTTATGTAACTTCATTAAAGTAGGTTCTAGAAGAAAATAATTCAGGGTTTACAAACTATACACGACACAACATATCATAAttcaacataataaaaaaaaaagactgtttcAGTTTCGTACAGCAAACAGTGAGAGCTCATGCTCAAACCACAAAGAAGTAGGCTGATATACAGGAATAAGAGACACCACAAATACAGCTTTGAAGCATTTAAAAACCTATACGACTCCTTTGTTGCTCATTTTCCATGAGGGTAACTTGTAAATAGCAGCATGCATACCATTGACACCCAGCCAGTCACACCAGAATGCCTCGGTGCGGTACCGTGGTTCTCTAACCCATCTTCAAGGCCCTCCAGACAGTCCACATTTTTGCTTGACTCATAATTTTGCACGCTTTGTCCTTAGGTGTTGTGAGATGGGGTCGAGTGAAAATGTGTACTGGTTTAATAACCTCTGGATTCCACAAAAATAAACACCACTGCAATTCTTGATAAAAAGTGAAGAGTGAGGAAAAATGCTGAGTCCAAAACAAATACTCCTTTGTAATTCAAAACACATGTACACATAAACAAAGACATAAAATATCCACAGTAAACAATGACAGTGTGAGGCCAAACACCCAGAGTGGAAAAAAATATACACAGGCAATAATTCATGGAAAGCAGAAATTCTTATTCAAAAGAGTTACAATAAGGCCTTCAAAATCTCACataacatatatttattattaagacCTCACATCTTTTTTCTAATTTCCTGCAAGAGATTACTGATAGGTTCCTGTGATAAAGACAACCAGATCTGAAACGTGACAATACATGAatcaacagtgagctgaaaagaaagaaaaaatatgtcAAACCTTGCAAAAGGGTCTGTAACATTATTAACAGTAAAGATGTTTGTAAGCATGTGTTACAGTATAGTGTCTTTGAACACCTGAAATTTAAACAGTCCATATATTGCACATAGCTTTTTCatgcagtataaataaataaagtgaaaattcagattagtttattattgtCAGAATTTCTTCATGTTTCTTCAACACTTTTGACACAGCCAAGTAATTTAGAATAAGTTTGGTGTGAAATTTGGTGTGTTTGTTACAAagaatgtacatttatttacatttccgTTTATAGTTATGGTGGGAATAATGGGAAATATGGATCTTCATGACTAAAACAAGCACTGCTAACCGAACCCCCTTGTGGAACATTTGTATGCTGCTAGGCATGCACAAGTGAGTGCGAGAATAACGGTACGTGGCCACTAGCGCTATTTTCCCCACGAAATCCACCCTGCCGGATATCTCTGCTCGCCACatgggtgtgtttgtgagtgACATTATAGGATTCAAATGAAGCAGAACAGAAGTGAAGTAGTTTTTAATCAAGCTGACTGCAATCTATTCCATATTTCATTTTCAGCTTCTCTAATGAGGTTGAAAGGcacctgttctgtgtgtgagaaGCTCGTATGTGTGCGAGGTCGCACCCTACTCCTCCCGATTGGCTGGATGCAGTCTGACGGctagatttatttgaataaagttgagctctgctaaaATTTTGGCTGGATTGCGAGGCTGCATTCGGCAcaatgcaacccagcatgcaccgaggcatgcggCATCTCTCCACTGAaatgaaaaagatgcatcaaGGCTTAAGAGCTATTGCACACATACCGTAGGGTTGCATTCACACATCAGGTGAATGTGGCCTAAATCAGAAATATGTCAAATATATTGTaggttacattaaaaaaagattgGATTTGGATcactttacctgctgtgtaaatgtgCAAGTGAGCCACAATGAATTGCATTGAACAATACATTTTAGACACAACCTTTCTTAAAACCATCAGCGTTATTCACAGCCTTTTTTTTCATACAGATATCTCCAGTTCTCACACTTTGAATAATTCTGACTAAGTTTCCCTGGAACAGAGCATTTCACGCCAAACTATTCTAACTGTTGACATCTTTACCATTTAATGGTAcagaagttctttttttttaaacaatatcatGCCATGTTTTAAAAGTTCAATAAACTGTAGCTACTACTTAACTCGAAAAATCCTGAGTACATAGAGAAGAACACTCTTGCTATTAGAACTTGGTATcgtatacttgttttttttacctcCAAAGGTTTAAATCATCCAAAAAGAGACCTCTCATTTTTTAAAGTCTGAGTATAAATAATCACATTGTCCCTCAAATCCCTTCAGATCGGTTGTTTGtttacactggagctacaaagctaatgctgctaaaaAGAAATGAAAGCTTCTACCCCACCAATTACCATGGCACTAACTGCAGACCGAAAATATTGAGTTGTTCAGTAATCTATCTATTGAacttgcttatgtggtttctgacacagATATATTATTATAGATAACAGTATGTGTGATACAGTAacagaaaccacataagcaacTTTCTATAAGACATATTAAGTGCATGATTCAGACCTGCAGTACTGCTTGCTACAGTAGCCTTTTTAGCAAGTAACCAGTAAATCTGAGGCTAAGGCTGATGGGCACTTCACTGATGTCGCGGTCACAGTTCATGGGTAGATCATGGCTCATAGAGGACTGAGTTTTCCAGAGTAAAGTCATAGCAGAAGCTGGCCAGGTTTTCGTTGATGTCTCGAGGCAGGATGAACTCTGGGATGAAGGGCAGGCCGGACTGCATGGCCAGGACATGTGGTGCTAGGGTAAATGGTATATCTCCCAGAAGCTCTGGAAGAGCCGGTGCCGCTTCTGTGCTCTGTGGTTCTGTAGAGGCTTTAGAAGCTGGCACCACTGGAACAGACTGGACAGCTTCTGTAGCTCTGCTCACACCTGCATTTGATGACTGTAGAAACAAATAATAGAAAGAAATTGCTTGTTAGTcaattaatcaactaatcaaaataATATGAATCCTTCAGTTTCTTCTATCTTGAAAAAGTCACAAGTGCTGTATTGGATACTAAGGAAGAAAAGAATCTGATCTGACAGTGAAATAAATCTAACCTAAAACAACACACATTCATACTGTGTGATTTGATGccagttttgtgttttgttttcgtGGGTTGTATTTTTAACTAGTCCAAGCATCATAGCCTAGTTTTAGATTCTCATTTTAAAGCATAGTAGTTTTTAAAGAAGATATGTTAGATTGGAATT
Proteins encoded in this window:
- the umad1 gene encoding UBAP1-MVB12-associated (UMA)-domain containing protein 1 isoform X1, with product MLSFFGFKKDSTKKSPTEKDSDGFVIIGQTSEEQRQKMQRTSTVYPSSSVIVQPSKSSNAGVSRATEAVQSVPVVPASKASTEPQSTEAAPALPELLGDIPFTLAPHVLAMQSGLPFIPEFILPRDINENLASFCYDFTLENSVLYEP
- the umad1 gene encoding UBAP1-MVB12-associated (UMA)-domain containing protein 1 isoform X2; translated protein: MGNFSLAVRKCCSVPLAANKNFVRQTSEEQRQKMQRTSTVYPSSSVIVQPSKSSNAGVSRATEAVQSVPVVPASKASTEPQSTEAAPALPELLGDIPFTLAPHVLAMQSGLPFIPEFILPRDINENLASFCYDFTLENSVLYEP